The following proteins come from a genomic window of Methanoculleus caldifontis:
- the aroE gene encoding shikimate dehydrogenase, which yields MKIALIGFRGTGKTSVGRILADRLGLPFLDTDTMVERRAGMPIPEIFRKKGEAGFRALERETIASLRDAEGVISTGGGAITDPANIADLRRHGRVFLLSAAPGVILDRIAGSDRPGLTGLSQEEEVRTLLARRKDAYLGAADACIDAGTRPPREIADIILQEIRGEAGISPDEKPSRLSRLRVKQEYGDGDSIAREGAKTRKRERDALLERFGLTTVRDLLDRDPDLRVCAIAGNPCAHSKSPLLYNRLFAHFKMHYHYTRFEWPDAETILRLAALLPVKGLSVTIPFKADVIPHLDEVDSHAAAIGAVNTVVRCGGRAYGHNTDWLGVRSPLAHRQGGRAVVLGAGGAAAAAVYALLSLDMDVTVLARRSDAAQKLADRFGCRWGALEDFRGSDADVVVHTTPVGMEPDTRSLLAPCDLERKTTVFDLVYTPPETPLIRAAKEAGCETIPGTEMFVHQAAEQFRLITGIAVTPALIREMLA from the coding sequence GTGAAGATCGCCCTTATCGGCTTCCGCGGGACCGGGAAGACCTCGGTCGGGAGGATCCTCGCCGATCGCCTCGGACTGCCGTTCCTCGATACCGATACGATGGTCGAGCGCCGGGCAGGGATGCCGATCCCGGAGATCTTCCGGAAGAAGGGCGAGGCAGGCTTCCGGGCCCTCGAGCGGGAGACGATCGCGTCGCTCCGGGACGCGGAAGGGGTCATCAGCACCGGCGGGGGGGCGATCACGGACCCGGCAAACATCGCGGATCTCCGGCGGCACGGCCGGGTCTTTCTCCTCTCCGCCGCCCCCGGCGTCATCCTCGACCGGATCGCCGGGAGCGACCGGCCCGGGCTGACCGGTCTCTCGCAAGAGGAGGAAGTGCGGACGCTCCTTGCCCGGCGGAAGGACGCCTACCTCGGTGCGGCCGATGCCTGCATCGATGCCGGCACCCGCCCGCCCCGGGAGATCGCAGATATAATCCTCCAGGAGATCAGGGGGGAGGCCGGCATCTCCCCGGACGAGAAACCTTCGCGACTTTCGCGGCTTCGCGTGAAGCAAGAATATGGGGATGGCGATTCGATCGCACGCGAAGGCGCGAAGACGCGAAAACGTGAACGAGACGCTCTCCTTGAGCGGTTCGGGCTTACGACCGTCCGGGATCTGCTCGACCGGGACCCGGACCTCCGGGTCTGCGCCATCGCCGGGAACCCGTGCGCCCACAGCAAGAGCCCGCTCCTCTACAACCGGCTCTTTGCGCACTTTAAGATGCACTACCACTACACCCGCTTCGAGTGGCCGGACGCAGAGACGATCCTCCGCCTCGCGGCCCTCCTCCCCGTAAAAGGGCTCTCGGTCACGATCCCGTTCAAGGCCGATGTCATCCCCCACCTCGACGAGGTGGACTCTCACGCGGCGGCGATCGGGGCGGTGAACACCGTCGTCCGGTGCGGCGGAAGGGCATACGGCCATAACACCGACTGGCTGGGTGTCCGCTCGCCGCTCGCCCACCGGCAGGGCGGAAGGGCGGTCGTCCTCGGCGCCGGGGGTGCGGCGGCCGCGGCGGTCTATGCCCTCCTCTCGCTCGATATGGACGTGACGGTGCTCGCCCGGAGATCGGACGCGGCGCAGAAACTCGCCGACCGGTTTGGGTGCCGGTGGGGGGCACTGGAAGACTTTAGAGGGAGCGACGCCGATGTTGTGGTGCATACGACCCCGGTCGGGATGGAGCCCGATACCCGGAGCCTGCTTGCCCCCTGCGACCTCGAGCGGAAGACAACCGTCTTCGACCTCGTCTACACGCCGCCGGAGACGCCCCTCATCAGGGCGGCAAAGGAGGCCGGGTGCGAGACGATACCCGGCACGGAGATGTTCGTACATCAGGCGGCGGAGCAGTTCCGGCTGATCACCGGGATCGCGGTGACGCCTGCGCTGATTCGGGAGATGCTCGCATGA
- the preA gene encoding NAD-dependent dihydropyrimidine dehydrogenase subunit PreA, with protein MSDPSLETTVGPLALKNPFLLASGPPTASGEQIRHAFRLGWAGAVAKTITPDTMEIQDVSPRFAAWKDEKAELLGFENIELLSRKDEAYWTAEIAAIKRDYPDRVLIASIMASSEPGEWQDLARTVQDAGADAIELNVSCPHGMPERGVGAAIGQHPDLVGGVTRAVRKVAAVPLIVKLTPNVTDILPAAEAAVQARADILSAINTVQCLMGIDLETLEPRPSVAGSSTYGGYSGPAVKPIGLKVVSQIARELQVPLMGIGGISRWQDAAEYIAAGASAVQVCTAVMWEGAGIVRGMNAGLSGYLAGKGFSGVGALRGRALPRIGTHAALSREDRRFAARESPERCTSCGRCVTACRDGGYHAISIAGGEVTIERERCDGCGLCSYVCPGGVIVMLPGA; from the coding sequence ATGTCCGACCCCTCCCTCGAGACCACCGTAGGCCCGCTCGCGCTCAAGAACCCGTTCCTCCTCGCCTCCGGTCCCCCGACCGCTTCGGGCGAACAGATCCGGCACGCGTTCCGGCTCGGCTGGGCGGGTGCGGTCGCGAAGACCATCACCCCGGACACGATGGAGATCCAAGACGTCTCGCCCCGTTTTGCGGCCTGGAAGGACGAGAAAGCCGAGCTTCTCGGTTTCGAGAACATCGAACTCCTGAGCAGGAAAGACGAGGCCTACTGGACCGCCGAGATCGCCGCCATCAAGAGAGACTACCCGGACCGGGTCCTCATCGCGAGCATCATGGCCTCGTCCGAACCCGGGGAGTGGCAGGACCTTGCCCGGACCGTGCAGGATGCAGGGGCGGACGCGATCGAGCTGAACGTCTCCTGCCCCCACGGGATGCCGGAGCGGGGGGTCGGTGCGGCGATCGGGCAGCATCCCGATCTCGTCGGCGGGGTGACCCGGGCGGTCCGGAAGGTCGCCGCGGTCCCCCTGATCGTGAAGCTCACCCCCAACGTGACGGATATCCTGCCCGCCGCAGAGGCCGCGGTCCAGGCCAGGGCGGATATCCTCTCGGCCATCAACACAGTCCAGTGCCTCATGGGCATCGATCTCGAGACACTCGAGCCCCGCCCCTCGGTTGCGGGGTCGAGCACCTACGGGGGGTACTCGGGGCCCGCGGTGAAGCCGATCGGCCTGAAGGTGGTCTCGCAGATCGCCCGGGAACTCCAGGTTCCCCTCATGGGTATCGGCGGCATCTCCCGCTGGCAGGACGCTGCGGAGTACATAGCCGCCGGGGCGTCGGCGGTCCAGGTCTGCACGGCGGTGATGTGGGAGGGGGCCGGGATCGTCCGCGGGATGAACGCGGGCCTGTCGGGATACCTCGCCGGGAAGGGCTTTTCGGGGGTAGGGGCGCTCAGGGGCCGGGCTCTCCCCCGCATAGGAACGCATGCAGCCCTCTCCCGCGAAGATCGCCGTTTTGCAGCCAGAGAATCCCCGGAGCGGTGTACGTCATGCGGCCGCTGCGTGACGGCCTGCCGCGACGGGGGGTATCATGCCATCTCGATAGCGGGTGGAGAGGTCACGATCGAGAGGGAACGGTGCGACGGGTGCGGCCTCTGCTCCTACGTCTGCCCCGGGGGCGTGATCGTGATGCTGCCCGGCGCGTGA
- a CDS encoding proteasome-activating nucleotidase, producing MGDIARQAPEKDTGEDIYQYLLERITNLENRNLELREQFRQMESEKRYIETQKIRYERELRKLKSEIEQLRSPPLVIGTVTDVIDNSRVIVRSSAGPRFLVRTSQLIDPDLLKPGVRCTLNQQSLAIVDVLPTSYDAQIYGMELVESPDETYENIGGLEAQIEEVREAVELPLTKPHLFEKVGISPPKGVLLYGPPGTGKTLLARAVAHQTNAHFLRVVGSELVQKYIGEGARLVRELFDLAKQKSPSIIFIDEIDAIGAHRNDSTTSGDREVQRTLMQLLAEMDGFDNRGDVKIIAATNRIDILDRALLRPGRFDRMIEIPLPDHLGRLAILKIHTQHMSLSEDVNLAEVARLTEGKNGADLRAICMEAGMFAIRMEHDSIGQDDFMKAIDKLSVDFDRHHFHTSFGEMFA from the coding sequence ATGGGAGATATCGCTCGGCAGGCACCAGAGAAGGATACCGGTGAAGACATCTACCAGTATCTCCTGGAACGGATTACGAACCTCGAAAACCGAAACCTGGAGCTACGCGAGCAGTTCCGCCAGATGGAGTCCGAGAAACGATACATTGAGACGCAGAAGATCCGCTACGAACGCGAGCTGCGGAAACTCAAGAGCGAGATTGAGCAGCTCAGAAGCCCTCCTCTCGTGATCGGGACAGTTACGGACGTTATCGACAACAGCCGGGTGATTGTGCGAAGCAGCGCAGGGCCGCGATTTTTAGTCCGTACATCGCAACTTATCGACCCCGATCTCCTCAAACCGGGGGTCCGGTGCACGCTCAACCAGCAGTCTCTCGCCATCGTGGACGTGCTCCCCACGAGCTACGACGCGCAGATCTACGGCATGGAGCTGGTCGAGTCGCCCGATGAGACCTACGAGAACATCGGCGGCCTCGAGGCGCAGATCGAGGAGGTTCGGGAGGCCGTCGAGCTCCCTCTGACGAAGCCGCACCTCTTTGAGAAGGTCGGGATCTCCCCGCCGAAGGGCGTCCTCCTCTACGGCCCGCCGGGCACGGGGAAGACGCTCCTCGCGCGGGCGGTGGCGCACCAGACGAACGCGCACTTCCTCCGCGTGGTCGGCTCGGAACTGGTCCAGAAGTACATCGGCGAGGGAGCCCGTCTGGTCAGGGAACTCTTCGATCTGGCGAAGCAGAAGTCGCCGTCGATCATCTTCATCGACGAGATCGACGCCATCGGCGCGCACCGGAACGACTCGACGACCTCCGGCGACCGCGAGGTCCAGCGGACGCTGATGCAGCTCCTGGCCGAGATGGACGGCTTTGACAACCGCGGCGACGTCAAGATCATCGCCGCCACGAACCGGATCGATATCCTCGACCGCGCCCTCCTCCGCCCCGGCCGGTTCGACCGGATGATCGAGATCCCGCTCCCCGACCACCTGGGAAGGCTTGCGATCCTGAAGATCCACACCCAGCACATGAGCCTCAGCGAGGACGTCAACCTCGCCGAGGTGGCCCGGCTCACCGAAGGCAAGAACGGCGCCGACCTCCGGGCAATCTGCATGGAGGCGGGGATGTTCGCGATCCGGATGGAGCACGATTCCATCGGTCAGGACGACTTCATGAAGGCGATCGACAAACTCTCGGTGGACTTCGACCGCCACCACTTCCACACCTCCTTCGGCGAGATGTTCGCCTGA
- a CDS encoding DUF5804 family protein, producing MNVLLIQPEGVDLYATLLKSETSREALRFYRPSRLAYGIRIRTASLGSALALASELRWYIQRYVEEVLFETGEGIYCSSGLARQIYERDAKPASPWRYRCLYRIATDHMVDTIWMDEGATPEAYAGRTEPEDTVLEVWCTESEYPAR from the coding sequence ATGAACGTCCTCCTCATTCAGCCGGAGGGGGTTGACCTCTACGCCACCCTGCTCAAATCCGAGACCAGCAGGGAGGCTCTTCGTTTCTACCGCCCAAGCAGGCTCGCATACGGTATACGCATCCGGACGGCTTCGCTTGGAAGCGCGCTTGCCCTCGCCTCCGAGCTCCGGTGGTATATCCAGCGCTACGTCGAGGAGGTCCTCTTCGAGACCGGGGAGGGTATCTACTGCTCGTCAGGGCTTGCCCGGCAGATCTACGAGCGGGACGCGAAGCCCGCATCCCCGTGGAGGTATCGCTGCCTCTACCGGATCGCCACCGACCACATGGTCGATACCATCTGGATGGACGAAGGCGCGACGCCGGAGGCATATGCCGGCCGGACGGAGCCTGAGGATACGGTGCTCGAGGTCTGGTGCACGGAGAGCGAGTACCCGGCAAGGTAA
- the aroA gene encoding 3-phosphoshikimate 1-carboxyvinyltransferase, translated as MIVRVSQTGPVDATFEAPPSKSYTHRALIAAALASGRSRIAGPLRAADTELTARGLESLGVPLEWLPGEIAVTGCGGTFPAAGEVVIDCGNSGTTLRLLTSAALLSRHPVVLTGNQRMLERPVGPLAGALQALGGEIAFPGAPGYPPIRVSGRLRGGKAEIDGSISSQFVSSILMAAPYADEDVELALPATPASRSYLDVTADVMLRFGARLKRRGYDWFRVESGAAYRGRDYRVEGDYSSASYLFAVAAVCGGKVTVRGLNPTSVQGDRRFLDALEAMGCVVTAGDDAVTVERTGDLHGIEMDMSSSPDTVQTLAAVAAVATSPTTITGTAHLQYKESDRVGVTAETLRRMGAGVEVTEDSLTITPAPLHGVAVDPHDDHRTAMAFTVLGLAVGGMAIRDPGCVEKSFPGFWEALYAEGLL; from the coding sequence ATGATCGTCAGGGTATCGCAGACAGGTCCGGTCGACGCAACCTTCGAGGCACCGCCCTCGAAGAGTTACACCCACCGGGCCCTGATCGCGGCGGCGCTTGCCTCCGGGAGATCGCGGATCGCAGGGCCGCTCCGGGCGGCCGATACGGAACTGACTGCCCGGGGGTTGGAGAGCCTCGGCGTGCCGCTCGAGTGGCTGCCGGGAGAGATCGCCGTCACCGGGTGCGGCGGCACCTTCCCGGCGGCGGGCGAGGTCGTCATCGACTGCGGAAACTCCGGGACGACCCTCCGGCTCCTCACCTCGGCGGCCCTCCTCTCCCGGCACCCGGTGGTGCTGACGGGGAACCAGAGGATGCTCGAGCGGCCGGTCGGCCCGCTCGCCGGTGCGCTCCAGGCACTCGGCGGCGAGATCGCGTTTCCCGGTGCGCCCGGCTATCCGCCCATCCGGGTCTCCGGCAGGCTCCGGGGCGGGAAGGCGGAGATCGACGGGAGCATCAGCAGCCAGTTCGTCTCGTCCATCCTGATGGCGGCGCCCTACGCTGACGAGGACGTGGAGCTCGCGCTCCCGGCGACCCCGGCCTCGCGGTCCTACCTCGACGTGACCGCGGACGTGATGCTCCGGTTCGGTGCAAGGCTCAAGCGGCGGGGCTACGACTGGTTCCGGGTGGAGAGCGGCGCAGCCTACCGGGGGCGGGACTACCGGGTCGAGGGCGACTACTCGTCGGCCTCCTACCTCTTCGCGGTCGCGGCTGTCTGCGGCGGGAAGGTCACGGTCAGGGGCTTGAACCCAACGTCGGTCCAGGGGGACCGCCGGTTCCTCGACGCCCTCGAGGCGATGGGCTGCGTTGTCACCGCCGGCGACGATGCCGTGACGGTGGAGCGGACAGGGGACCTCCACGGGATCGAGATGGATATGTCCTCCTCCCCCGACACCGTCCAGACGCTCGCGGCGGTGGCGGCAGTCGCAACGTCGCCGACGACGATCACCGGGACCGCGCACCTGCAGTACAAGGAGAGCGACCGCGTCGGGGTGACGGCGGAGACCCTCCGGAGGATGGGTGCGGGGGTCGAGGTCACGGAGGACTCCCTCACGATCACGCCCGCGCCCCTCCACGGCGTCGCCGTCGACCCGCACGACGACCACCGGACGGCGATGGCGTTCACCGTCCTCGGCCTCGCGGTCGGGGGGATGGCGATCCGGGACCCCGGATGCGTGGAGAAGTCCTTCCCCGGTTTCTGGGAAGCGCTTTATGCGGAGGGGCTGCTGTGA
- a CDS encoding 2-amino-3,7-dideoxy-D-threo-hept-6-ulosonate synthase, which yields MIGKEIRLERIMDRNTGRAVIIPMDHGFTLGQIEGLRDMTETVNAVSEGGANAIVLHKGMVKGGHRKRGKDIGLIVHLSASTSMNPDPNDKVIVCTVEEAVALGADAVSIHINLGAPNESRMIESAGEVVRDCNRWGMPLLIMIYPRGKGIDPTSPQAIGHCVRVAEELGADLIKTVYTGDPESFRRITAACSVPVMIAGGEKGGDLETLATIRDAIGAGAAGVCMGRNAFQREDPARFIQSICRVVHEEASPAEALGTER from the coding sequence ATGATTGGAAAAGAGATCCGCCTCGAGCGGATAATGGACCGGAACACCGGCCGTGCCGTGATCATTCCGATGGATCACGGATTCACCCTGGGCCAGATCGAGGGGCTCCGCGATATGACCGAGACCGTCAACGCGGTGAGCGAGGGCGGGGCGAACGCCATCGTCCTCCACAAGGGGATGGTGAAGGGAGGGCACCGGAAGCGCGGAAAGGATATCGGCCTCATCGTCCACCTCTCCGCGAGCACCTCGATGAACCCGGACCCGAACGATAAGGTCATCGTCTGCACCGTGGAGGAGGCGGTCGCGCTCGGCGCGGATGCGGTCTCGATCCACATCAACCTCGGCGCGCCCAACGAATCGCGGATGATCGAATCGGCGGGCGAGGTGGTGCGGGACTGCAACCGCTGGGGGATGCCGCTCCTGATCATGATCTACCCCCGCGGCAAGGGGATCGACCCCACCTCGCCGCAGGCGATCGGGCACTGCGTCCGGGTGGCGGAAGAGCTCGGCGCGGACCTGATCAAGACCGTCTACACCGGCGATCCGGAGTCGTTCCGCCGGATCACGGCCGCCTGCTCGGTCCCGGTGATGATCGCCGGCGGCGAGAAGGGAGGCGATCTCGAGACGCTCGCGACCATCCGCGACGCTATCGGGGCGGGCGCGGCGGGCGTCTGCATGGGCAGGAACGCCTTCCAGCGCGAAGACCCGGCCCGGTTCATCCAGTCGATCTGCCGGGTGGTGCACGAGGAAGCGAGCCCGGCCGAGGCGCTGGGGACGGAGCGATGA
- a CDS encoding prephenate dehydratase, producing MTVLTLGPAGTFSHELAVRLYGDEVELLPTIRAIIEQVAGSASRGLVPIENSEAGGVGETLQGLAESGVVITGEAYMPVRHHLAARGEPSRLSVIYAHPQTHEQCSIFLDGLGVEVVHTSSNAASAVAMQREENAGAVVSETAAAIYGLPIAVRDIQNRLDNTTRFVEISAVPRGGAGCTKCSILVDPQTDRVGLLADILGVFARRRVNLTRIESRPSRRGIGRYIFFIDINVSEGWHEAKEELKTMTTVKELGCYARMEVPGI from the coding sequence ATGACCGTCCTGACCCTCGGCCCGGCCGGGACGTTCAGCCACGAGCTCGCGGTCAGGCTCTACGGTGACGAGGTCGAACTCCTGCCGACCATCCGCGCCATCATCGAGCAGGTGGCCGGCAGCGCGTCCCGCGGGCTCGTCCCGATCGAGAACTCGGAGGCCGGCGGCGTGGGAGAGACGCTCCAGGGGCTCGCGGAGTCCGGGGTCGTCATCACCGGAGAGGCCTACATGCCCGTCCGGCACCACCTCGCGGCCAGGGGGGAGCCGTCACGCCTCTCGGTCATCTACGCTCACCCGCAGACGCACGAGCAGTGCTCCATCTTCCTCGACGGCCTCGGGGTCGAGGTCGTGCACACGAGCAGCAACGCCGCGAGCGCTGTCGCCATGCAGCGCGAAGAGAACGCCGGCGCGGTCGTCTCGGAGACGGCGGCAGCGATCTACGGCCTCCCGATAGCTGTTCGGGATATCCAGAACAGGTTGGATAACACCACACGGTTCGTGGAGATATCCGCCGTCCCCCGCGGGGGTGCAGGTTGCACGAAGTGCAGCATCCTCGTGGACCCACAGACGGACAGGGTCGGACTCCTCGCCGATATCCTCGGCGTCTTCGCCCGACGCCGGGTTAACCTGACCCGGATCGAGTCGCGGCCGTCCCGGCGGGGGATCGGGAGGTACATCTTCTTCATCGATATCAACGTCTCCGAAGGCTGGCATGAGGCAAAGGAGGAACTCAAAACGATGACGACCGTCAAAGAACTCGGCTGTTACGCACGGATGGAGGTGCCGGGAATATGA
- a CDS encoding 2-amino-3,7-dideoxy-D-threo-hept-6-ulosonate synthase, with product MRGKEIRLERIMDRNTGRTIIVPLDHGVTLGPIPGLVDVGRTIDLVAEGGANAVIGHVGLALHGHRGHGRDVGLIMHLSASTSIGPDPNDKVLVNTVTNALKMGADGVSVHINVGADSEARMLEDLGRVAVACMEWGMPLLAMMYPRGRKVVDEHDLESVKLSARVAAELGADIVKTVYTGDADSFREVTQGCPVPVVVAGGSKTDERAILDLVEGAMEGGAAGISIGRNAFQHPAPDRLIRAAALIIHEGRSAEEAMEILRT from the coding sequence ATGAGAGGAAAAGAGATTCGTCTGGAACGTATTATGGATCGGAACACCGGCAGGACCATCATCGTGCCGCTCGACCACGGCGTGACGCTCGGCCCCATCCCGGGCCTGGTCGACGTCGGGAGGACCATCGACCTCGTCGCCGAGGGGGGAGCGAACGCGGTGATCGGCCACGTGGGGCTTGCGCTCCACGGGCATAGGGGGCACGGGCGGGATGTGGGCCTGATCATGCACCTCTCGGCGAGCACCAGCATCGGCCCCGACCCGAACGACAAGGTGCTCGTGAACACCGTCACGAACGCCCTGAAGATGGGCGCCGACGGCGTCTCGGTGCATATCAACGTCGGGGCCGACTCCGAGGCACGGATGCTCGAAGACCTGGGCAGGGTCGCGGTCGCGTGCATGGAATGGGGGATGCCGCTCCTCGCGATGATGTACCCGCGGGGCAGGAAGGTCGTCGACGAGCACGACCTCGAGAGCGTCAAACTCTCGGCGCGGGTGGCGGCGGAACTCGGCGCCGATATCGTCAAGACCGTCTACACGGGCGACGCGGACTCATTCCGTGAGGTGACGCAAGGGTGCCCGGTGCCGGTCGTGGTCGCGGGAGGCTCGAAGACCGACGAGCGCGCGATCCTCGATCTGGTGGAGGGCGCGATGGAGGGAGGCGCCGCAGGGATATCGATCGGGAGGAACGCCTTCCAGCACCCGGCTCCCGACCGGCTGATCCGCGCCGCGGCGCTGATCATCCACGAAGGCAGGTCGGCAGAAGAAGCGATGGAAATTTTGAGGACGTGA
- a CDS encoding multiprotein bridging factor aMBF1: MQCELCGASIQGPSKTIQIEGAELCVCARCAKHGTEVQQPRRKSAAQQTKPGVAVPQVRRKPRDVFDLMEGEIVDDYADKIRIAREEREWSTLDLAHAIKEREILVKKIEKGDLIPEDDVRKKLEKALGIRLIDSGDDSTSTGGPGRVTMTVGDVISFKKSRK; the protein is encoded by the coding sequence ATGCAGTGCGAACTATGCGGTGCTTCTATCCAGGGACCGTCGAAGACAATCCAGATCGAAGGTGCAGAACTCTGTGTCTGTGCCCGATGCGCAAAACATGGTACAGAAGTCCAGCAACCGCGACGAAAGAGTGCCGCCCAGCAGACGAAGCCGGGAGTCGCCGTCCCGCAGGTCCGGAGGAAGCCGAGGGACGTCTTTGACCTGATGGAGGGCGAGATCGTCGACGACTACGCCGACAAAATCCGGATCGCCCGCGAAGAGAGAGAATGGTCCACGCTCGACCTCGCCCACGCGATCAAGGAGCGTGAGATCCTGGTCAAGAAGATCGAGAAGGGAGACCTCATCCCCGAGGACGACGTCCGGAAGAAACTCGAGAAAGCGCTCGGCATCAGGCTGATCGACTCAGGCGACGACAGCACCTCCACCGGCGGGCCGGGACGGGTGACCATGACCGTCGGCGACGTGATCTCCTTCAAGAAAAGCCGGAAGTAA
- a CDS encoding 3-dehydroquinate synthase II, whose protein sequence is MKQFWVDIRPWRKDLATTAIESGADVLVVDDAERVRELGRVTTVAENGDLVPGEDVFEVAIVDKASEEEALRLSRTGYAVVRTEDWTVIPLENLVAQSERIIAAVANADEAAVALTVLERGTAGILLSTDDPAEIRRTAKTVAGAGAEVPLATFEVTRIAPVGMGDRVCVDTCSILTDGEGMLVGNTSSAFLMVHPETLENPYVAPRPFRVNAGAVHAYILLPGGKTAYLADLAAGDKVLVAEHTGATHDAVVGRVKIERRPLLLVEAKAGDATVSLVLQNAETIRLVREDGTAVSVAALAVGDRVLGSIAEGGRHFGIAVKETIREK, encoded by the coding sequence ATGAAACAGTTCTGGGTCGATATCAGGCCGTGGAGAAAGGACCTCGCGACGACCGCGATCGAGAGCGGCGCGGACGTCCTGGTCGTCGACGATGCCGAACGGGTGCGTGAACTCGGCCGGGTGACGACCGTCGCGGAGAACGGCGATCTCGTCCCCGGAGAAGACGTCTTCGAGGTCGCGATCGTCGACAAGGCATCCGAGGAAGAGGCGCTCCGGCTCTCTCGGACCGGCTATGCCGTCGTCCGGACAGAGGACTGGACGGTCATCCCGCTCGAGAACCTCGTCGCGCAATCGGAGAGGATCATCGCCGCGGTCGCGAACGCAGACGAGGCGGCGGTCGCCCTGACCGTCCTCGAACGCGGGACGGCAGGCATTCTCCTTTCGACCGACGACCCGGCGGAGATCCGGCGGACCGCAAAGACGGTCGCCGGCGCCGGTGCAGAGGTCCCGCTCGCCACGTTCGAGGTGACCCGGATCGCCCCCGTCGGGATGGGTGACCGGGTCTGCGTCGACACCTGCTCGATCCTCACGGACGGTGAGGGGATGCTCGTCGGCAACACCTCCTCGGCGTTCCTGATGGTCCACCCCGAGACCCTGGAGAACCCCTACGTGGCCCCGCGCCCCTTCCGGGTGAACGCCGGGGCGGTCCACGCCTACATCCTCCTCCCCGGCGGGAAGACGGCCTACCTCGCCGACCTCGCGGCCGGCGATAAGGTCCTCGTCGCGGAGCATACCGGCGCGACCCACGACGCGGTCGTCGGGAGGGTGAAGATCGAGCGCCGCCCGCTCCTCCTCGTCGAGGCAAAGGCCGGCGACGCAACGGTGAGCCTGGTCCTCCAGAACGCCGAGACGATCCGGCTCGTCCGGGAGGACGGCACGGCCGTATCGGTCGCCGCCCTCGCGGTCGGCGACAGAGTGCTCGGCAGCATCGCGGAGGGCGGCCGGCACTTCGGGATCGCCGTCAAAGAGACGATCCGGGAGAAATGA
- a CDS encoding prephenate dehydrogenase/arogenate dehydrogenase family protein, with amino-acid sequence MLAGIIGGTGQMGRFFSGVFEAAGWEVIVSGTKTPLTNPDVAEMADLVMVSVPIRATVGVIREIAPLLSEEQVFCDLTSLKAEPVRAMLESRAEVIGLHPMFGPGAVSLRGQTIVATPARCKPETLKGLLSVFRDQGAAITLSTPEDHDRMMAVIQGLTHFGTLAKAEAIRRTGADVGETLAFTSPVYRIEMGFVGRLLAQNAGLYGDILQMNPAVPEVLAAFEEAVRALREIVESGDDERFRAFFAANAGHYASFLRTATEETDDLINHTVGR; translated from the coding sequence ATGCTCGCAGGCATCATCGGCGGCACCGGGCAGATGGGCCGGTTCTTCTCCGGGGTCTTTGAGGCGGCCGGCTGGGAAGTGATCGTCTCGGGGACGAAAACCCCCCTCACCAACCCCGACGTCGCGGAGATGGCGGACCTCGTCATGGTCTCGGTCCCCATCCGCGCCACCGTCGGGGTGATCCGGGAGATCGCCCCGCTCCTCTCGGAGGAGCAGGTCTTCTGCGACCTGACGTCACTCAAGGCCGAACCCGTCCGTGCAATGCTCGAATCGCGCGCGGAGGTGATCGGCCTCCACCCGATGTTCGGGCCCGGTGCCGTATCGCTCCGGGGCCAGACGATCGTCGCGACCCCGGCCCGGTGCAAGCCGGAGACCCTCAAAGGCCTCCTCTCGGTCTTCCGCGACCAGGGAGCGGCGATCACCCTCTCGACACCCGAAGACCACGATCGGATGATGGCGGTGATCCAGGGGCTGACCCACTTCGGGACGCTCGCGAAGGCGGAAGCCATCCGCCGGACCGGCGCCGATGTCGGGGAGACCCTCGCGTTCACGAGCCCCGTCTACCGGATCGAGATGGGGTTTGTCGGGCGGCTCCTCGCCCAGAACGCCGGGCTCTACGGCGATATCCTGCAGATGAACCCGGCGGTCCCGGAGGTCCTCGCAGCCTTCGAGGAGGCCGTCCGGGCGCTCCGGGAGATCGTGGAGTCCGGGGACGACGAGCGGTTCCGGGCGTTCTTCGCCGCGAACGCCGGCCATTACGCCTCGTTCCTCCGCACCGCGACGGAAGAGACGGACGATCTCATCAACCACACGGTGGGCCGATGA